The Megalobrama amblycephala isolate DHTTF-2021 linkage group LG10, ASM1881202v1, whole genome shotgun sequence DNA segment TGTGTGACTCTTTGTTCAGATGGTTAGATATTTTTCCATTAAAGCTCAAGATGTTCTCAAATCAAgctggagaacatgatcatcaggtCTGACAGACTAGTGGAGTTGATGATGCTTTCATTTATagggatagttctcccaaaaattctgtcatttattattcaccctcatgtcgagCACTCACAAGCAAAGCACTcatgtcgcttcataaaatttagTTTAAGCCACTGGAGCCACATGGAGTAATTTAATGGTGTCTTTtccctacctttctggaccttggagtaTTGGATCtttatggagagacagaaacctctcagacttcatcaaaaagatcttaacttgtgttccagagatgaacgaaggtcttacggatgtggaacgagatatgagtgagtaataaatgacagaattttcatttttgggtgaactaaccctttaagttaaacAGCACTAAAGTTCAGAAatcagacttttggacccctGCTATAGATcaggctgaaatcacatgactgtCACTTTAATTTCTGTTGCATTATGTAACACCAATTTCATCACAGAACTGTGTGAGCACAATCCAGATTAATTCTTTTTAGGACTTAATTCCATTAAGTGTCATATGGATCAGAAATTAAGAGCAGTGGGATTGGAGCAGAGCGGGAGGTGATGTAATTCAGACTAATGTATAGAATAAAAGCTTTAAATTGTGTCTGTATTAGTATGATTTTCAAATATAGATCTTGCTAGCATTATTATGTGAAAATGTGCTGTGGGATATTTGTGTTACATGATTCACAAAGAAACATCTAATATCTTCCTCTAAAATCTATGCACAACTATATTTAGTATATCAGAGTCTCCTCCTCCTAATCTTGGCAGCAAGCTACAGCCGTAGAGACGTTTTATGCTTCGTCATGTAATCAGAGATGCTGTGGAAGTGACATCATATTGCAGCAGGGGTTGGGCGTTGATAAAATTCTCAATCCTTATTGAttacaacattaataatatatacGATTCCAGGCTTGAGATTGTGTCGCAAGATGCAGAGGCTAAGCCTTGAAGAATGTGCATGTCTTGATAGTAAATCAGCTCTTTGTCCAGAACAACAAGGACAATGTCACGTCTCTTTTGAGGGGTGTATTTGTTGTGCAGTGTGAGCGCATGTTGGGAAGGAGGAGCaactttcacagacacattgCTGTGGGCCCAAAGGTTCTGGGAAGGAACAGAGCTTATGCTTGTTCTATGGGCCATTCGTGCATCTGAGATTCAGTGCTAGAGACGCCAGGGCCCTTTCAGAGGCAGAAGTGGGTTTTTTCCACTGTTTCCACTGTCTCAGTAGAAAGAACGTGTCTCGATCTGTAAAGCTTAATAGCACTTAGTGGTACCAATCACTGACTGTAGATCAGAGGCATTTTTACTTGCCATGATTTTGGTAGAGTCTCTTGGGTATTGGAGATAGCTGGACCTTAAGTTGCGTTGCCAGACGAGACTTTGCAAAGTGTATGGATCTCAGGACATAACAGGAGCCACGGATATCTGTCTAAAAATAAGATGAAATTAGGTACAATTTTGTGGGAAAAGCATTTGTTCACAAGAGTACATGTCTGAAAGCTTACAGGGATAGGGATTCTTTACATCATTCTcaatccaaacctgtatgaactgctttcttctgcagaacacaaaagaagagatttcaaaaaatatatttttttggacatttcattgtatggaaaaaaatcatacaggtttggaacaacataagggtgagtaaatgatgacggaattttcatttttgggtgaactaatttCATCAGCGATGTTATTCCTTCAAGTTCACAatacacaactttttttttttttgacaggcaCAAAGACAAAGGAAGGCGTTGTGACGAGTGTAAACACaggtaaaataattaatattaacagatCAAAACTAAACAACATGTCATTTTCTTAATCCATGGAAAATCTCAAATCAAAATGCAAGGACGCTTTTTCATCTGTCCTAGTTGCCCAGAAAACAACTGAGCAGGCGAATATTGTGAGTGAGAGTGCCGTGGCTGGAGCCAATCAGGTGTCAGAAAAGGCAGTGGAGAGCCTGGAGACTGTGGTCGCATCCACTGGCCTGGTCAAACCGGTGAGGATTTCATATGCATGTGGCCAATAATTGGTCAAATGAATATTggattaaaacaaaaaagtgtaaaattatAAAGCTTGCATTGATATCTTTAGGTGCAGTACAAATGCAAAAGACTTAAATTGCTTAATGCACAGTTCAGTCATAAAGTTGGTCGTTTTGATATGATgctcatgtttttcttttttacccAATCATGGACAGGATGAGCTGGAGAATAATGAGGTGCTTTCAGAAACTCGCATGCAATAAAAGCATGCTGAATGATCACATTTATCACAAAACCATTACCATTAAAAACTTAAATCTCTCCATTTGAATACatcaaattatacattttcatatAACGTTACTGTTCTCGAAGTTTAGGAGAGCAGGCCTGCAGCAATCAGTGAAGCATTTGACTCACTGCTCAGCAAGAGTGATGTTCTTCATAAATAACTCATTTCTGCTTTCCAAATATTGCTCTGCATTTTTAAAACGCATCCCAGTTTCTTTCATTAGAGTTCCAATATCCAAACAGCTCATGAAGAACCATAGCCATGCAACCATTATCCGTCGCTGTTCATCaacaaacatgaacatgaatctGACATCTTCCAGAGAGCAATAGCAGTAAAACAGATGTATTTCACAACTGAAAAAGTATAGaagtgttttttcttttcttttcctgtTTTGACGAGGTGAAATCAAATAAGAGCTATTCACATCAGAGATGTGTTGTTGTCTTTCTGCCTCCAGGTGGAGCTGTCGAAGCAGGAGGGAGCTGTAGAGCAGCCTACAGACGCTGGACAGTAGGTGAGGTGAGCTgggagatgtttttttttttttttgagatggGATTTTCTTAATCTGTAATAATTGTCCTTTTTTACTTGATAGCATAAatctaacaatatattgatcTAATTTAGTTAGTTGTATGCttaaaacagcaacaaaaatgaaaactcggAAATTTTGCTTGTCATGTacagatgaaaaaaatattttttgcagtttaactggtcattttaaatgatatatGTAGAATAAACTTTCTTAGAAGCATAGGCATTTAAAAAGCTGTGTGCATGTCATTTAGTTTTGTTTAGTCATTTagagtcattattttttttaatttttgtcttGATTAAATACATTCTGAGATAAGGTTATGACtgaaatacacacatatacacagctTTTTAAATCAAAGCAATTCCTTTGGAAAGCAACTCCGAATTTAGGTCAGCATATTTACATAATTGCAAACAATGCTGGCAGAGGTCTGACCAATTTTCTTCCTTCAAACACTGAACCAAATTCAGTGTCctgtcactttcagcagtttACATAGTTTACAATCTTATCACACAGGTTTTACTGTTACAAAATAGCACATATGCTTCAGGTCAGAAGTGCAGAGGAGGACACAAACAGGCTTTGTATAAAACGTACCTCTGTTTCATGTGTAGTGAGTTTACCAGTTGTTTAAAAAGtcatattttacaaataatgaAGAGTCATCTGCACAGTCTACCATACCCACATAACcgtctttttttatttcaggcTGATGTCGCACTGAACGCCCATGTGATCCTCTGCTTCTTGCTTCAGAGGAGAGAGTTCATTAGTTGCTGACCATGCTTGAATATTATCATGCTAAACCTCTGATGGACACTAAATAACATCACAGAAAACAAAGACACCCACTCCTCTCTCTCGCTTTCTCCTCATGAACAAGCTGTCACTTTCCTTCACGTAGACCTACAGAAGTACTATTCACAAGAATAAAATGCTCATGTAACAACTCCTTTATCTAGCTATGCAATTTTCACGTATACTGTGCAGTGCGTGTCATTACCACATTTGTGCAAATATTACATGCATGTGCTTGTGATTTGGAGATTTTTATATAGACAAAGTATATCATTCCTACCTGCCCTGAAACTGATACCTATACCAGTTTTCCTCACCCAACATAATGAGGTTCGATGGATGATGATTTCATACAGTCAATGTCAGgaaaggaaaacattccagtccAAATACACTCTCAATGTTGTATCTGAGATAATGTTAGCAGAAAAAGACAGAATCACAGATGGCCAGACCAAATCCACCCctaaaaaaggaaagaaaaaaaacaaacagagggCAATTGATGGCTGGCTTGTAAAGCGTAAAGCTGGCTGATTAAATCTGTTTCAGTATTATCTTAAAGTGTGGTTATATAGCGTGACAGGGAGGGCTTTAGTAATGCTCTAATATGTAGTTTGCGAACTTATTATAAACAACTCACAAAATCTGCAAATGATGTCAGAAAGCAGTTGCTAGGTTGCATAATTGGCTTGTTGAAGCAATGTATGCTGACTTACGACTACACTTTAACTGAtcacccaggtgaaaaaaaatacacttctataatgtacttaaagtgctttattttcgcacactaattttgtacttaatatactaaatattctttagtacttcttaagataatcttaagaacatctaagtgtactcaactgtgctattttgagacatgagacatgaaatatgaactaaaatgtgcttttaatatactatctctgtatttaaaaaatgtatttagatatcatttgaacccatagtgtactacaagtggtaactaaatacattttttaaatacagaaatagtatattaaaagttttagttcatactggtgtctcaaaatagcacagttgagtacacttagatgttcttaagattatcttaagtagtactaaagaagaatttttagtattttaagtacaaaattagtgtgcgaaaatagagcactttacgtacattatagaagtgtactttttttcatttgGGCATTCTCATTTACTTGACTTACTGTTCCCAATGAAGTCTGAAAATGGCTGATTTTTTGAATACTCCATCTGTAATAAATTCagttttgtgaaaaataaatctATTCTCATTTTcatccttttaaaaaaaagaatattgctaataatataaaaacataaaaaagaccATAGTGCTAAGAAAGCAAACCCGTCTAGTTTGCacaatatttgtaatataaagTAGCAAATTAGTAACATTGAAAAGTATTTGTGTATTAAATATGGGTTTGTTTTATTCCATatcataaatacagtacatTCAGCTCCACCCTTAAATCCAGTGAAACTAcgaaaatgaatttaaaagcatcaacacacacacacacccttctCAGATCAGAACACCCCTCCTGCTCTTCCCCTCCCTGTTCCCGGCGCACCCGCACatcaaattaaatatgtatctcatcaacaaacaaacaaagacttCATGACATACAGCTAACATCCCATATGGCCAAGGCCATTATAATACTACTGAGAAGCACTGCGCCTCTGACAGAATGTCAGTGTTGATGAAGTTTTCATGGTCTGCGTGTGTTATCCGAGTTTGAAATGAGTCATTCAGCTTTTTCCACATTCCAGCTATGGGAGGAGACAGAGAAGTCTATCAGCCCATAGTTTCCCCTCTGGCTCAGAGGAAAGTCTtctacaacaaaacaaaaacaaagaaacggCCATAACAAAATTAAGACAAGGCAAGACCATCAACCCTGTATAAACCTCCCAAACTTTCTCTATTTCACCTgacttataaaataaaactaaataactaaactaaaaataaagtaaaatatggtaaataatactgaaaataaatacatttaattgcaTTGTTAAACGACTATACAAATGATGATTCTGCTGAAACCCTGACAGGTGATGAGACAGGAAACCAGGTAAACCAGTCAAGCAAGCTTCCTGTTCTCTCTGCTGACGTCTTTCTACTCCACCCAAGCTGCAGTAGCCAATAGGCACACACATCCCTGACATACTTTCATGGCGCAGCAGCCTAATAAAACCTCATGCATCTTTGGCTTCAGAACACTGACACATACACACGCTCTTGCATCAACAAcataaacaacaacagcagACTCTAGAAACATGTCGTCTTTCCTTAAGGGATTTATGGGTAATAAAGCAGCAGATTCATTTGTCGACCAGGCAGTGGATAAAGCAGGTGAGTTCCTTCTGAGTGAGAAGCTTTAAGAAACTTTCAAGCTATTTTTGTGAAGTTTTGTGCGTCACCATTTTATGAGACACTttgttatatataattttcaaaattgaAGGGCACAAAACAATAGATTAActagagagttttttttttctgagatttaaataaaaacagttatcttatttgttaattattttaccTAAAAATATTGGCTCAAGTACTAATAATCATATAATCTAACTTTCagccagggttattatagttaaatcaaataactaaaacaaaaaacatgtta contains these protein-coding regions:
- the sncga gene encoding synuclein, gamma a; the protein is MDALKKGFSMAKEGVVAAAEKTKAGVEEAAAKTKEGVMYVGTKTKEGVVTSVNTVAQKTTEQANIVSESAVAGANQVSEKAVESLETVVASTGLVKPVELSKQEGAVEQPTDAGQ